One Chloroflexota bacterium genomic window carries:
- a CDS encoding HlyD family efflux transporter periplasmic adaptor subunit, whose product MTNKQRLFREEAFARRGKTEPLNGLLRVTAPHEWLLLVCLGFAMLGFVAWGLFGSIEESVSARCVLAQAGDRFVVNAESSGTVVELLVGVGDRVEAGQPIARLRIPELGREISIARSRVEMLESADEKPPDALDAARAELIELEALEAAGQFLATPFAGVIAAVSLSLGQAVAAGATVANVRVDAGNELEAIAMVLPENARRLAVGMEAQVLALTQNQLGADALEAEVSYVSAQAVTPPHWLAALGLPALPRGHMVSLTLNERLSSPLADGYPCEMRIILRKVSPARLLISLGTN is encoded by the coding sequence TTGACGAACAAGCAGCGTCTCTTTCGCGAGGAAGCCTTTGCGCGCAGAGGGAAAACGGAGCCCCTCAACGGCCTATTGCGTGTTACGGCGCCCCACGAATGGCTCTTGTTGGTCTGCCTGGGTTTTGCCATGCTGGGGTTTGTAGCTTGGGGCCTCTTCGGCAGCATTGAAGAGAGTGTCTCGGCACGATGCGTGCTCGCGCAAGCCGGCGACCGCTTTGTCGTGAACGCAGAATCCTCCGGCACTGTCGTCGAACTCCTCGTAGGCGTTGGCGATAGAGTGGAAGCAGGGCAGCCAATTGCCCGGCTCCGAATTCCCGAGCTCGGGCGCGAGATCTCAATTGCCCGCTCCCGGGTTGAGATGCTGGAGAGTGCGGACGAAAAGCCTCCCGATGCCCTCGATGCGGCCCGTGCGGAGTTGATCGAGCTGGAAGCACTCGAGGCGGCCGGTCAGTTCCTTGCAACACCCTTTGCCGGTGTCATTGCGGCCGTTAGCTTGTCGCTCGGACAGGCGGTAGCGGCTGGCGCCACAGTGGCAAATGTCCGAGTTGATGCTGGGAATGAGCTTGAGGCGATCGCAATGGTGTTGCCGGAGAATGCGAGGCGTCTTGCGGTCGGCATGGAAGCGCAGGTCCTGGCTTTGACCCAAAACCAGTTAGGTGCGGATGCGCTGGAAGCTGAGGTGAGCTACGTTTCGGCGCAAGCGGTCACACCTCCCCATTGGCTCGCAGCTCTCGGACTTCCCGCCCTGCCACGCGGCCACATGGTTAGCTTGACCCTGAACGAGAGGCTTTCCTCTCCCTTGGCGGACGGATATCCGTGCGAGATGCGGATCATCCTGCGTAAGGTTTCACCGGCACGCCTCCTAATCTCGCTCGGTACCAATTGA
- a CDS encoding argininosuccinate synthase, whose protein sequence is MATVVLAYSGGLDTSVCIRWLQEHYDMDVVTLTIDLGHEPDLPAIRAKAKQTGAREAYVVDARDLFIDHFIWPGLKAGAVYENAYYLATALGRPLIAKLLVDVAREEGAQAVAHGSTGKGNDQVRFDVSVHALAPELQVIAPVREWGLTRDQEEAYAKEHGIPVPEGSRQPYSLDQNLWGRSIESGPLEDPWVEPPEDAYEWTVAPEDAPQTPAYIEIGFEEGIPITLNGQEKGGVDLIQELNDLGGAHGVGRVDHVENRVVGIKSREIYECPAGTILFKAHEALEQLTLASDQSHFKRVVAEEISRLVYGGLWFSTLNRDLMAFVDSTQRSVSGTVRVKLYRGQATVVGRQSPHSLYREDLATYLSGDAFDHRAAEGFVKIWGLSTQVQARQQLHGEDKPLLPQTKRLESSDAEDK, encoded by the coding sequence ATGGCTACAGTCGTCCTGGCCTATTCTGGCGGCCTGGACACCAGCGTATGCATACGCTGGCTGCAAGAACACTACGATATGGACGTGGTCACGCTTACCATCGATCTTGGGCACGAGCCGGACCTGCCTGCGATACGCGCCAAGGCAAAACAGACCGGCGCCCGCGAGGCGTACGTCGTGGATGCGCGTGATCTCTTCATCGATCACTTCATTTGGCCTGGGCTGAAGGCCGGCGCTGTGTACGAGAACGCCTATTACTTGGCGACGGCCCTGGGTCGTCCGCTGATTGCAAAGCTGCTCGTGGACGTAGCCCGTGAAGAAGGCGCTCAAGCCGTGGCGCACGGCTCCACCGGCAAGGGTAACGACCAGGTGCGCTTCGACGTCTCCGTACATGCGCTGGCACCAGAGTTGCAGGTGATTGCGCCGGTGCGCGAGTGGGGCTTGACCCGCGACCAGGAGGAGGCGTACGCCAAGGAGCACGGGATTCCGGTGCCTGAAGGATCGCGCCAGCCGTATAGCCTCGACCAGAATCTGTGGGGGCGCAGCATCGAATCGGGCCCGTTGGAAGACCCCTGGGTGGAACCGCCGGAGGATGCGTACGAGTGGACCGTCGCGCCGGAGGACGCACCCCAAACGCCAGCTTACATCGAGATTGGCTTCGAAGAGGGAATTCCAATCACCCTGAACGGCCAAGAGAAGGGCGGCGTCGATCTCATCCAAGAACTCAACGACTTGGGTGGCGCCCACGGCGTGGGCCGTGTGGACCACGTGGAGAATCGCGTGGTTGGCATCAAGTCGCGGGAGATCTATGAATGTCCGGCGGGTACGATCCTCTTCAAGGCCCATGAGGCTTTGGAGCAACTGACGCTCGCAAGCGACCAGTCGCACTTCAAGCGCGTGGTGGCGGAAGAGATTTCACGCCTTGTTTACGGCGGTCTCTGGTTTTCAACGCTCAACCGTGATCTGATGGCGTTTGTAGACAGCACCCAACGCTCGGTGAGCGGCACGGTGCGAGTGAAGCTCTACCGCGGTCAAGCTACCGTTGTCGGACGGCAATCGCCGCATTCGCTCTACCGTGAAGACCTGGCGACCTACTTGAGCGGCGATGCCTTTGACCACCGCGCCGCGGAAGGCTTTGTGAAGATCTGGGGGCTGAGCACCCAGGTGCAAGCGCGTCAGCAATTGCACGGCGAGGACAAGCCGCTCTTGCCTCAAACCAAACGGCTTGAGTCGAGTGATGCGGAGGACAAGTAG
- a CDS encoding heme o synthase yields MAQTTEFYSQIRNYVALTKPRIISLLLVTALGGMFLASNGVPHWILIVVVLSGGALGSGGANALNHYMDRDIDEQMARTRNRPIARGAIKPQNALLFGVALNIAAFVLLFTFANLLSALLTLGATIFYVFIYTGLLKRATPQNIVIGGAAGAIPPMVGWAAVTGDLGLPAFFLFALIFFWTPPHFWALALLLKDDYASAGVPMLPVVAGVDKTKKQIFLYTLLVAALAIAFFATGELSVVYLIAAVMLGAGFIYCAWQLWNQPDIVKAKPMYLYSLAYLALLFLAIMVDSLLPL; encoded by the coding sequence GTGGCCCAAACAACTGAATTCTATAGCCAGATTCGCAACTACGTGGCATTGACCAAGCCACGGATCATTTCATTGCTATTGGTTACTGCTTTGGGCGGCATGTTTCTCGCGAGCAATGGCGTACCGCACTGGATCCTAATTGTGGTTGTACTGAGTGGCGGTGCTCTCGGCTCTGGGGGTGCCAACGCGCTGAACCACTACATGGATCGAGACATCGATGAGCAGATGGCGCGCACCAGAAATCGGCCCATTGCCAGGGGAGCGATCAAGCCTCAGAACGCGCTTCTCTTTGGTGTGGCGCTCAATATTGCCGCCTTTGTACTCTTATTCACATTTGCCAACCTCCTGAGTGCGCTCCTGACGCTGGGCGCGACAATCTTCTACGTTTTTATTTACACCGGACTCCTAAAGCGCGCGACGCCGCAGAACATCGTCATCGGAGGCGCTGCCGGCGCGATTCCGCCGATGGTGGGCTGGGCGGCGGTCACAGGAGATCTTGGCCTGCCGGCGTTCTTTCTCTTTGCCTTGATTTTCTTTTGGACGCCGCCACATTTCTGGGCCTTAGCACTCCTACTCAAGGATGACTACGCGAGTGCAGGGGTCCCCATGCTGCCAGTTGTTGCCGGTGTTGACAAGACGAAGAAGCAAATCTTCCTCTATACGCTCCTCGTCGCCGCCCTCGCCATTGCGTTCTTCGCCACAGGGGAGTTGAGTGTTGTCTATTTAATTGCCGCGGTCATGCTTGGCGCCGGTTTCATTTATTGCGCTTGGCAGCTTTGGAATCAGCCGGACATAGTAAAGGCCAAGCCAATGTACCTTTACTCGCTGGCTTACCTTGCGCTATTGTTCCTTGCCATCATGGTTGATAGCTTGTTGCCTTTGTAG
- a CDS encoding class I SAM-dependent methyltransferase codes for MNLEQQLRTQWTKHAQDWVQQDQSVRTGMLDTWMLGALGDVAGRRVLDVGCGEGRFCRVLAALGANVTGIDLTEPLIAQARAAARLTESYSIENAEDLAGIDDESFDLAVSYIVLVDVQDYARSVRAAFRVLRPGGRFIVCNVHPMRMAQPDGWIRHGDRKLFYAIDNYTAEGPREFEWWGAPFINMHRTLSSYISAFLEAGFVLLSLLEPTPSDEQLAANPEFADEYRVPNFIIYELQKPELK; via the coding sequence ATGAACCTAGAGCAGCAACTGCGTACGCAGTGGACCAAGCACGCGCAAGATTGGGTGCAACAGGACCAGTCAGTCCGCACCGGCATGCTCGACACATGGATGCTTGGGGCGCTGGGAGATGTCGCCGGTCGTCGCGTGCTGGACGTCGGCTGTGGCGAAGGGCGGTTTTGCCGAGTCCTGGCCGCACTTGGCGCGAATGTCACCGGAATTGACCTCACCGAGCCCCTCATCGCGCAAGCGCGCGCGGCGGCGAGACTCACTGAATCCTATTCGATCGAAAACGCCGAAGACCTTGCAGGTATAGACGATGAGAGTTTCGATCTCGCCGTCTCATACATTGTGCTTGTCGACGTGCAAGACTATGCACGGTCGGTCCGGGCCGCGTTTCGAGTCTTGAGGCCTGGAGGCCGCTTCATTGTGTGTAACGTACACCCGATGCGTATGGCGCAGCCCGACGGCTGGATTAGACATGGTGACCGGAAGCTCTTTTATGCAATTGACAACTATACTGCCGAAGGGCCTCGGGAGTTCGAATGGTGGGGCGCGCCGTTCATCAACATGCACCGGACGCTCTCCAGCTACATCTCAGCCTTCTTGGAGGCGGGATTCGTGCTACTGTCCCTGCTGGAACCAACCCCTTCAGACGAACAGCTTGCCGCGAATCCCGAGTTCGCCGATGAATACCGCGTACCGAATTTCATCATCTATGAATTGCAGAAGCCTGAGCTCAAATAG
- the argH gene encoding argininosuccinate lyase — MEKSEHPSTLWGGRFAKPIAGDMLAFSTSLPVDWRLYGEDIAGSLAHCRMLAKQDIISREDADAVCTGLTAILEGIESGAITPDAERWEDVHSAVEDLLEERVGAAAGKLHTARSRNDQVATDVRLWCRGALDSLGQQLCRFQETLLDQAAAHATTAMPGYTHLQRAQPVTFGHHLLAYVEMLSRDFARSRECRTRVNVLPLGAAALAGAPYPLDREYVARELGFAAIAANSMDAVSDRDFAIEVLHVCSQIMVHLSRLASEVILWSSAEFGFVELDDAYATGSSIMPQKKNPDSAELTRGKAGRVFGDLFSLLTLMEGLPLTYNRDLQEDKEALFDGVDTTVACLDIMNAVLGTLRVEAARMGEAAEGGFSTATDLADYLVRKGLPFREAHAVVGSIVRLCLERGCGLADLSLAEYQEVCNRISAEVFDVISVEGSIAARDIPGGTAPVQVIAAIEHARERLRESRSALANT; from the coding sequence ATGGAAAAGTCTGAACACCCGTCCACCCTGTGGGGCGGGCGCTTTGCCAAACCAATAGCCGGTGACATGCTGGCGTTTTCTACGTCGTTGCCGGTGGACTGGCGGCTCTACGGCGAGGACATTGCTGGCTCCTTGGCGCATTGCCGCATGCTTGCAAAGCAAGATATCATCTCGCGCGAGGATGCTGACGCGGTCTGCACGGGACTTACGGCAATTCTGGAGGGCATTGAAAGCGGCGCAATCACCCCGGATGCTGAGCGCTGGGAGGACGTGCACTCAGCGGTGGAAGACCTCTTGGAGGAACGGGTGGGAGCTGCGGCAGGCAAGCTTCACACAGCGCGCAGCCGGAACGATCAGGTGGCGACCGATGTACGCCTGTGGTGCCGGGGGGCGCTGGACTCGCTCGGTCAGCAACTGTGTAGGTTCCAAGAAACGCTGCTCGACCAAGCCGCGGCGCACGCTACTACCGCCATGCCTGGGTACACTCATTTGCAGCGTGCACAGCCTGTCACGTTCGGTCACCACTTGCTGGCGTACGTGGAGATGTTATCCCGTGATTTTGCACGGTCGCGGGAGTGCCGGACGCGCGTGAACGTCTTGCCTCTGGGCGCGGCGGCGCTGGCAGGCGCACCCTATCCGCTTGACAGGGAGTATGTGGCGCGAGAGCTTGGCTTTGCGGCGATTGCCGCGAATAGCATGGATGCCGTGAGCGACCGCGATTTCGCAATCGAAGTGCTGCACGTGTGCAGCCAAATCATGGTGCACCTCTCTCGGCTTGCTTCTGAAGTGATACTCTGGTCGTCAGCCGAATTCGGCTTCGTCGAACTTGACGACGCCTACGCCACAGGCTCCAGCATCATGCCCCAAAAGAAGAATCCCGATTCCGCGGAACTCACACGGGGTAAGGCCGGTCGCGTTTTCGGCGACCTCTTCTCTCTGCTCACGCTCATGGAGGGCTTGCCGCTGACCTACAATCGGGACTTGCAGGAAGACAAAGAAGCACTCTTTGATGGTGTGGATACAACGGTGGCATGTCTTGACATCATGAACGCCGTACTTGGGACGCTCCGGGTCGAGGCCGCGCGCATGGGAGAGGCCGCTGAGGGTGGGTTTTCAACTGCCACCGATCTTGCTGACTACCTTGTTCGCAAGGGGCTGCCGTTTCGCGAAGCGCACGCGGTAGTAGGCAGTATCGTGCGCCTTTGCCTCGAGCGGGGCTGCGGGCTTGCCGACCTTTCTCTTGCTGAATATCAAGAGGTCTGCAATCGCATCAGCGCAGAAGTGTTTGACGTGATTTCGGTGGAAGGATCAATTGCGGCCCGCGACATTCCTGGGGGCACCGCGCCTGTCCAGGTCATAGCAGCGATAGAGCATGCTCGGGAGCGTCTAAGAGAATCCCGATCCGCACTCGCCAACACTTGA
- a CDS encoding NHLP family bacteriocin export ABC transporter peptidase/permease/ATPase subunit produces MPASQTKSTARKRVHTPLFPQLETSECGAACLGILLAHFGRWVPIEELRDACGVSRDGTSAADIVRAARKFDLEVSGWRKQVSELQDIALPAILFWDFNHFLVLEGIAKGRFYLNDPANGRRTVSEETLDRSFTGVVLTAKPGPNFRTGGSPPGVVRELWHWLRDVRSPLAFVAACGILLASPGLSLPILLSIFVDYVLRGSERNWGVFLVAAAVATGVLVYLLTWLQQHSLRRLSIRLSVVHAERMLSRLFRLPVGFFAHRYAGDLTSRVQLINEVASGSSRQFVGIMIELVMSGLFLVLMVFFDPLLAALIAGLGIANLVLMRILSRLRTDENRQLRREQALLFGTGSSVVRDIETLRATASEDDFFARWTGYQARELVARQKFAELGSIIASLPRFFLVLSGVTVLGVGGWQVMSGEMTIGMLMGFYVVSGSFLQPISRFVQFTDAFQILEADLRRINDVLDTPEDPALAESTNSERGRVSTLGGRLRLTGSIELRNVTFGYRPNRPPLIENINLTIAPGQRVALVGPTGSGKSTLLKLVSGEYTPWSGEIRFDGVPRNQISREILTRSVSIVDQQTFLFAASVRDNLTMWNPTALDEQVVAAAQDALIHSEIMSRQSGYDSNVEEGGTNFSGGQRQRMEIARALVDNPSVLFLDEATSTLDAVSEMRIDHNLRRRGCTSLIVAHRLSTIRDCDQIVVLDRGQEIQRGTHEELIAAETGLYYKLIQAQ; encoded by the coding sequence ATGCCTGCAAGCCAAACGAAGTCAACTGCGAGAAAACGCGTACACACGCCACTGTTCCCTCAGCTTGAGACATCCGAGTGCGGTGCTGCCTGTTTGGGCATTTTGCTTGCTCACTTCGGCCGCTGGGTACCCATCGAAGAACTGCGCGACGCGTGTGGAGTGAGCCGAGACGGCACGAGCGCCGCGGACATCGTGAGAGCCGCCAGGAAGTTCGATTTAGAAGTCTCAGGCTGGCGCAAACAGGTCAGCGAATTGCAAGACATAGCGTTGCCTGCAATTCTCTTCTGGGATTTCAATCACTTCTTGGTTCTTGAAGGGATAGCCAAAGGACGATTCTACCTAAATGACCCGGCCAATGGCCGTCGCACCGTGAGTGAAGAGACACTCGACCGGTCTTTCACCGGCGTGGTGCTCACGGCGAAGCCGGGGCCAAACTTTCGTACGGGGGGTTCTCCGCCCGGCGTCGTGCGCGAGCTTTGGCACTGGTTACGTGACGTTAGGTCGCCGCTCGCGTTTGTCGCCGCGTGCGGGATCCTGCTGGCGTCACCCGGTCTCTCTCTCCCCATCCTCTTGAGCATATTTGTCGACTATGTCCTGCGTGGATCGGAGAGAAATTGGGGTGTGTTCCTTGTAGCCGCCGCCGTTGCGACCGGTGTGCTGGTATACCTCCTCACTTGGCTCCAGCAACACTCGCTGCGCAGACTCTCTATTCGATTATCGGTAGTTCATGCGGAGCGCATGCTGTCGCGTCTCTTCCGTCTACCCGTAGGTTTTTTTGCGCACCGCTATGCCGGAGACCTAACATCCCGCGTTCAGTTGATCAATGAAGTTGCCAGCGGCTCGTCGCGGCAGTTCGTCGGCATCATGATCGAGCTCGTTATGAGTGGCCTCTTCTTGGTGTTGATGGTTTTCTTCGATCCGTTGCTGGCCGCGCTCATTGCAGGCTTGGGAATTGCGAACCTTGTTCTCATGCGCATTCTCAGCCGCCTGCGCACCGACGAGAATCGCCAGTTGCGGCGCGAACAGGCATTACTCTTTGGTACCGGATCGTCGGTTGTACGCGACATTGAGACGCTGCGCGCAACAGCTTCGGAGGATGACTTCTTCGCTCGCTGGACGGGATATCAAGCCCGGGAGCTCGTCGCTCGGCAGAAATTCGCAGAACTCGGCTCCATAATTGCATCGCTCCCAAGGTTCTTCTTAGTCCTGAGCGGCGTAACAGTCTTGGGCGTCGGCGGTTGGCAAGTCATGTCAGGCGAAATGACAATTGGCATGCTAATGGGATTCTATGTGGTTTCAGGCAGTTTCCTTCAGCCCATAAGCCGGTTCGTTCAGTTTACGGACGCCTTTCAGATTCTGGAGGCAGATCTGCGGCGCATCAACGACGTTCTAGACACGCCTGAAGACCCTGCGCTTGCAGAGTCAACCAATTCTGAACGCGGCAGAGTCTCCACCTTGGGAGGGCGCTTGCGTTTAACAGGGAGCATCGAGTTGCGCAATGTCACGTTTGGCTATCGTCCCAATCGTCCGCCGCTCATAGAGAACATCAACCTAACTATTGCACCCGGCCAGCGGGTAGCATTGGTCGGCCCCACCGGTTCCGGCAAGTCGACGCTGCTTAAGCTGGTTAGCGGCGAATACACACCGTGGTCGGGTGAAATACGCTTTGACGGGGTGCCCCGCAACCAAATCTCCCGCGAGATACTCACTCGTTCGGTCTCAATCGTCGATCAGCAGACTTTTCTGTTTGCTGCGTCAGTGCGTGACAATCTTACGATGTGGAACCCAACTGCGCTTGACGAACAGGTGGTCGCCGCTGCTCAGGACGCTTTAATTCACAGCGAGATCATGAGCCGCCAGTCCGGCTATGACTCTAATGTGGAAGAAGGGGGCACGAATTTCAGCGGCGGTCAACGCCAACGCATGGAGATCGCTCGTGCCCTAGTGGACAACCCTTCAGTGCTGTTTCTGGATGAAGCTACCAGTACGCTCGACGCAGTGAGCGAGATGCGCATCGATCACAATCTACGGCGGCGTGGATGTACCAGCTTGATCGTTGCCCACCGTCTGAGCACTATCCGCGATTGCGATCAGATAGTTGTGCTCGATCGCGGTCAGGAGATTCAGCGGGGTACCCACGAGGAACTCATCGCTGCAGAGACAGGCTTGTACTACAAGCTAATTCAGGCGCAGTAG
- a CDS encoding winged helix DNA-binding domain-containing protein — MAVDVGDAVSPEVLQEERRQKYFLDDGRGVLNEADAAAYVAERGFVHLFSPGGLPWPNVSDAELRARGSLETFSVEVWHWKNTLPAAKRCAYGHYLRHRAIFIAWQLFPAFRMLWGLHEPVDVVLESSLLGPVERHMLQVVAVQGPIRSRDLRREVQSLSGASKRQYQAALRSLQERYLITVAGGSVEGFSMHDWDLVERHIPPEHLTLALSEEEAQVQLVRQAVANAPLSTAREIALLFGWNRKPAEVLLGAQVESGALMRCRVDGRKELGYRVVG; from the coding sequence ATGGCTGTTGACGTTGGAGACGCTGTCTCGCCCGAGGTCCTTCAGGAAGAGCGCCGGCAGAAGTACTTTCTCGACGACGGTCGCGGAGTGCTCAATGAGGCCGATGCAGCGGCATACGTGGCGGAGCGGGGTTTTGTACACCTCTTTTCTCCAGGCGGGTTGCCATGGCCCAATGTGAGCGATGCAGAGCTGCGCGCCAGGGGTAGCCTCGAGACCTTTTCTGTGGAAGTGTGGCATTGGAAGAACACGCTGCCGGCAGCGAAGCGCTGCGCCTACGGCCACTATCTCCGCCACCGCGCCATCTTCATCGCTTGGCAGTTGTTCCCGGCATTCCGGATGCTGTGGGGACTGCATGAACCGGTTGATGTCGTGTTGGAGAGCAGCTTGTTAGGTCCGGTTGAGCGACACATGCTGCAGGTGGTCGCTGTCCAGGGCCCAATTCGGTCGCGCGACCTTCGCCGGGAAGTGCAATCGCTTTCTGGTGCGAGCAAACGGCAGTATCAGGCAGCGTTGCGCTCGCTTCAGGAACGATACTTGATCACTGTCGCCGGCGGCAGTGTGGAGGGCTTCTCTATGCACGACTGGGACTTAGTCGAGCGACACATTCCTCCAGAGCACTTGACCCTCGCTCTGTCAGAGGAAGAGGCACAAGTCCAGCTTGTACGCCAGGCGGTGGCCAATGCTCCGCTTAGCACGGCGCGGGAAATTGCGCTTCTTTTCGGCTGGAATCGTAAACCGGCTGAAGTCTTGCTTGGCGCGCAAGTAGAGAGCGGAGCGCTCATGCGGTGTAGAGTCGATGGGCGGAAAGAACTGGGCTATCGCGTTGTCGGCTAA